Genomic window (Streptomyces sp. NBC_01431):
GCGGTGTCGAGCACCTGGCGCGCGGAGGTGACGACGGCGCTACGGGTCGCGGTGTCCTTCAGGCGCAGACCCACCGGCTGCTCACTGGCGAGCCGGTCGCCGAGCCAGGCCTGTACCCGCACGTTCGGCAGCCTGCGGTGCACGCCGTCGACCAGCCAGCGGGCCTTGGGGTAGCGGGCGGCGGGCAGGGTGCCGTCGTGGTCGAGCGGCCCGGTGTGCACGAACAGGTCGCGGATGCCGCTGCCGCGCAGCTTCGCCGCGAACGCGTCCAGGTCCTTGTCGCTCTTGCGGCCGTCGACCCAGGCGTGCCCGAGCCAGTACGCGTCCTGGCCGCGGGTGCGGGTGTCGTCGCCGGGGACGCCGGCGTACTGGGCGCGGAGCGCCACTCCGGCGGTGGCAACGGTGACGACGACGACCAGCGCCGCCGCGAACAGTGTGCGCCGGGTCCACCGCCCGCCCCGGCCGCCCCACCAGGTACGTATCCCCACGCGTGCCTCTCTCCTACGCCGCCCGGCTTCCCAGCCTAGCGGCCCCCCGCTCAATGGCGCCGCCCCTGCGACCCCGCTCCGCACACGCCGGAGGGACTCGCCGGAGGGCTGAATCGCGGCCGATCGCCTGCGGACCGTGGGTGCCTGGTCGCGCAGTTCCCCGCGCCTCTGCCAGCACCGGCCCGACCCCGCCCGACGGCGGACTCCCTGACGGACACCTCTGGCCTGAGGACCATGCGGGGTCGCTCGCGCAGTTCCCCGCGCCCCTGCCAGCACCGGCCCGACCCCGCCCGACGGCGGACTCCCTGATACCCCAGCAGGATGCGGTACAGGGCGCTTTCCGGTCGCCGGTGTTCTGTTTCAGCCATACGCTCGAACCGTGACGCCGTCCCTCGGAAGAGCCCGGTGCCGTGCCGTCCTGGGCGCGCTCGCCGCTCTGTGCTGGAGCTTTGCCGCGCTGTGCTGGAGCCTGGTCTGCGCCAACCCCGCCCTCGCCAACAGCGGCCACGATTTCGGGAGTTCGGCCAGTGCTCTGGTGCTGCCCGTCGCCGTGGTCGTCGTGGCGGTCGCCTCGGCCGCGTACACACACGTCAAGAGGAAGCGGCGTACCCACACCCGCACCACCCCCGGGCAGGGTCAGCCACCCCGGACGCGCCGACGGGGCTAGGGGCGACCTCGCGAGCGACCACCCGGGCCCCGTAGCCGAACGGCCGGGGTGGCCCGCGCTCAGAACATGCTCAGGATCTGCTCCTCCGTCAGCTCCACCGGGCCCGACTCCCCGTCCGGCAGGGCGAGTTCGAACCAGACCGTCTTGCCGCGCGGGGTGCGGCGGGCACCCCAGGCGGCGCTGAGCAGGCCGACCAGCTGGAGGCCGCGGCCGCCCTCGTCGGTATCGCGCGCCCTGCGCCGCCTGGGCTGCACCAGGCCCGCGTCCCACACCTCGCACACGAGCGTACGGTCGCGGAGCAGCCGGAGCCTGATCTCGCCGTCGCCGTAGCGCAGGGCGTTGGTGACGAGTTCGCTGACCAGGAGTTCCGTCGTGTCCACGAGGCCGTCGAGGTCCCAGGCGAGCAGCTGGGTGCGGGCCAGTTCGCGGGCCCGGCCCACCGAGCGGGGTTCGCGCGGCAGCCGCCAGTCGCCGACCGCGTCCGCGGGCAGGCCCTGGATGCGGGCCAGCAGCAGGGCGATGTCGTCCTCGCCGTGCCGGGTGTCGAGCGAGCCGAGCACCTGGTCGCAGACGTCCTCAAGGGGCCGGTCCGGGTCGGTGAGGGTCTTACGGAAGGCGTTGAGCCCCTCGTCGAGCGGATGGTCACGGGACTCGACCAGGCCGTCGGTGTAGAGGGCGAGCAGCGCGCCCTCGGGCAGGTCGACCTCGACCTCCTCGAACGGCTCGCCGCCGACACCGAGCGGCAGCCCCGGCGGCACGTCCAGGAGCATGGCGGGCTCGCCCGGGTCGTCGCCCGGCTCGACCAGGACGGGCGGCAGATGGCCGGCGTTGGCGAACGTACATCTGCGGGTGACCGGGTCGTAGACGGCGTACACACAGGTCGCGAGGTACACCTCGGAGAGGTCGGCGTCGCGGGATTTGTGGGAGACGCGCGGGGTCTGCTGGGTGCCTCCGGGGGCGCCGAGGCCGCGGGCGATCTCGTCCAGGTGTGAGAGCACCTCGGCCGGTTCGAGGTCGAGCAGTGCCAACGTCCTTACGGCGGTGCGCAGTTCGCCCATGGCGACGGCGGCCCGCAGCCCGCGCCCCATGACGTCGCCGATGACGAGCGCGGTGCGGTGGCCGGGCAGTTCGATGACGTCGAACCAGTCGCCGCCCACCTCGGACTCCGCACTGCCGGGCAGATAGCGGCAGGCGATGTCGAGCCCGGCGGCCTCGGGGTCGCCGGGCGGGAGCAGGGAGCGCTGGAGGATCAGCGCCCGTTCGTGTTCCCTGCGATAGAGGCGGGCGTTGTCGATGCAGACGGCGGCGCGCGAGGCGAGCTCGGTGGCGAGCGCCCGGTCGCGCTCGCCGAACGGCTCGCTCCCCTTGGCGCGGGCGAACTGGACCAGGCCCACCACCGTGTCGTGGGCGACCATCGGGACGGCGAGCGTGGTGTGCACAAGGCTGCCGTCCGCGCCGGACACGGTGTGCACGCGGGCGGTGCGAAGGGCCCGCGCGTACGGCGAGTGGAAGCGGTAGCGGTGCAGGTCGCCGACGCCGACCGGGCCCGCGCGCTCGGCGTCGCCGTCCTTGTCGCCCTCGCCACCCGGGCCGCCGGCCAGCGGGCCGTCCGGGACGGCGCTGGCGACCGCGACCCTGCGCAGTTCCGCGCGCCCGTCGGACTGGCCGGGCGCCGGTTCCTCGCCGGCGAGGAGGCTCTGGAAGAGGTCGACCGAGGCGAGGTCGCAGAAGCCGGGGACGGTGATGTCGAGCAATTCGCGGGCGGTGGTCTCCAGATCGAGGGAGTTGCCCATCCGGGCGCCCGCCTCGTTGAGGAGGGCCAGGTTGCGGCGGGCGTCGGCGGCCTCGCGGGCCGCGTTGTGACGGCGGGTCACGTCGATGCCGAGCCCGGCGACGCCGATGGGCCGGCCGGTGCCGCTGTGCACCCGGTAGAGGTTGATCGACCAGTGCCGGCGGTCGCTGCCGCCCGGCGCGTTCCCGACGATCTGGAGGTCGATGACGGACTCTCCGGTGTCCAGGACCCGGCGCAGGGCGGCCGACATCCGCTCGGCCTCGGGACGGGAGAGGTAGTCGTGAACGGTGTGACCACGGTGCTCCTCGGGGGCGCCGCCGAAGACGGTGGCGAACCGCTGGTTGGCGCGCAGCACGGTGAGGTCCGTACCGAACAACAGGAATCCATAAGGAGATTGACCAAATATGGCCTGCGAGGCGGCCAGGTCGGTTTCGATCCCGCGCAGGGCCCGTACGTCCACGACGATGCAGAGCGCGGCGCGCTCGTCGGTGGCCGTCCGGCTCGGCATGACGTAGAGCTCGGCGAGACCCTGCGGGTGCGGGCCGGCCTCGGGCGCGGGCAGGCTGAACGGGACGACGCCCGTCCACTCCCTGCCGTCCAGGATCTCGGCGACCCGGCGGTGGCCGCGCGGGCGCAGTTCGGGGGGCATGAACGCCTCGACGGGATCGCGCCCGATCACGGCGGATGCGGCCAGGCCGAACTGTTCCTCGGCTCGCAGGCTCCACTGCTCGATCAGTCCGTCGGGCCCGATGGAGAACGACGCGACGCGAATGTAGTCATAGATCGAGCCAGGCGGACTGCTCTGCCACACGACATCGCCAGCCGTCTCAGGTATCTCGCTCACGCGACCGTCCCCTCCAGCTCACCGCACCGGACCGGCCTTGACCGCAGTATTCAGTACTACGGCCCCAGCTGGCACGGCGTTCACGATCACATCCCGGTCTCGTTCTTTTCCAGCCGTTGTCGGCCGGTTCCCGTCCGGGGGTTGTGATCGTCCGTCCCTCCCTCCTTCTAACCAGGCAGAGCCAGCTCGAACCACACGGTCTTGCCCGTTCTGCCCCGACGGGTCCCCCAGCGCTGCGCGGAACAGGCCACGAGCTGTATGCCGCGGCCGCCTTCGTCGTCGATGGCCGCCACACGTTCCACGGGCGCGTCCGGAAGCGGATCGGAGACCTCCACCAGGAGGGTGTCGTCGTCGAGCCGGTCGAGGCGGACCCCGATGGGCCCCGACGCGTGCCGCAGGGCGTTCGTCACCAGCTCGCTGACCAGGAGCACGGCCACATCGATGGCCATGGCGTCGAGGGCCCAGCCGTGCAGCGCGTCCCGGACGGCGTACCTGGCGGTCCGTACGGCTCCCGGCTCAGCAGGGAAGGTCCACTCGGCACACTCGCCCGAGGTGTCGATCACGCCGATCACCCGATATCCGGTGGTTCGCGGGTTTTGGAACGATTAATAGCCACATACCCGGTATTTGGGACTGACTATCCCCAAGTGGGGCGCATCGTAGTACTAACGGCGCAAAGTTTCGAGGATTCGCATCGCTTCCGCCACCGCAGGGCGGTCCTGGGGCAGCCAGTCGACGGCGTCGGCCTCGTCGGGCGCCAGCCAGCGCAGTTCGTCGTGGTCCTGGAGCGGCCTGGCCTCGCCATCGATCAGCCGCGCGGTCCAGGCGTGCAGGACGAGTCCGGGCCTGAGCGGCCACTCCCCCGCGATCCGCTCCAGCGGCTCGGTCTCGATGCCGAGTTCCTCGCGCAGTTCCCGCACGAGGGCCTGCGGCGGGCTCTCGCCCGGTTCCACCTTGCCGCCGGGCAGCTCCCAGCGACCGGCCAGCTCGGGTGGGGCGCTGCGACGGGCGGCGAGCAGGCGCCCCTGGTCATAGACGGCTCCGGCCACCACGACGGTCTGGTTCATGCGCCGGAGCGTAACGCGCGCCCCGCATCGCCCTCATCGGGGGCGTCATGGGGGCGCTGCCGCCGGCGGCTCGGGCCCGGGAGCCGTGTCCCGGGCTACTGCTGGGCGGGCGCCCCGATCCGCTCGACCCAGTAGAGCTGCTTGTGGCCGCGGTGATCGAGGCTGTCCGCGATGTGCTGGGCTTCGTCCTGCGTGGCGTACTTGCCGACGCGGTACTGGTTGCCGTTGTCGTCCTGGCGGATCACCTGCCAGATGAGCACAGCGCCACTGTCGTTCATCGCATCTCTCCCGGCATCGGCGTGCAGGTCAGTGAGCTTCCCCAGGAAACCGCATTCCGCATATGCCCGAGCGTACGCCTGACCTTTACTGAGCGGATACGTGTTTGCACAAAGAGATACGAATTCGGTCATCGGCGGCATGCGCGAAGGGGGCGTACCCATGGGGTGCGCCCCCTTCATCCGCGCCACGAACTCCACGGATACGCACAACTCACCCTGACATCAGGGCAGTTGAGGCCGCATCGGCTCACCAGGACGGCCCCCACGACGGACGACGGGAGGGTCAGGCGGGCGGTCGCGGAGCCGGTCCCGGAACAGGTCGGCCGGGAAACCGACATCGGCTCATTTCACCGGCAGGTGGTACGAGACCCGGTAGCGGTCGGCCGGGACGACGACATCGGCCGTCTCGACCGCGAGCCCCGAGGCGTAGTACGTCCGCTCGATGACCAGGACGGCATGACCGGGAACCCCGCCGAGCGTGAGGAGCTCCTCCGCGAGCCCCGGGCGCGCGCCGACCTCCTCGACCACGTTGTCCACCACGATGTCGATCGCGGCCATCCGCTCGACCACCCCGCAGCCGCCGAGCGGACCCTCCTCGGGCAGCATCACGGGGGTGCGCCCCGTGACGGCCAGCGGCTCCCACGACGTGGACAGCATCATCTGCTCGCCCGCGTCCCGGAACACGTACCGCGTACGCATGACGCGGTCGCCGGGGCGGATGCCGAGCCGCTTGGCGATCTCGGCGCTCGCTCCCTCCTGCTCACTGGACGACTCCCAGGTGCCGCGCGCGGTCTCCTCGGCCTGCTCCTGGCGGAACGGGGTCGCCCCCCTGGAGGCCCGGTAGCCCGAGCGGGCGATCCGGCGCGGCACCGGGCGCTCGCGCACATACGTACCCGAGCCGGACCGGCCCTCGACCAGCCCCTCGGCCATCAGCACCTTGCGCGCTTCCAGGGCCACGGTGTCCGAAACCCCGTACTCCTCGCGGATCCTGGCCTGCGAGGGGAGACGGGTGTGCGGCGGCAGCGAACCACTCACGATCTTCTGCCTCAGATCGCTGGCTACGCGCAGATAGGCCGGCTGCTCACCGAAAGTCACTGGCCACTCCCATCAGGTTGACAGTCTGCTACAGCGTGGCAACCGTGGGTTTCGGACCGCAAGCAAAGGCCAGACATTCACCCGAAGTGATGATTCGCCGATACCCAGGGCGTACCCGCGGTCCAGCGGATAGGTACTGCCCTGTTCGAAGCGCTCTCAGACGCTTTTGGAACCGCCGATTCCGGAACTGCCGCCGGACCCCGAGCCGGCGGACCCCGAAGATCCACCGGAACCGGACCCCGACCCACCCGATTCGGAAGGACCGCCGCTGGCGCCCTCGCTGCCGTCGCCGCTGCCGCCGGGGGCGTCGTCGGTGGCCGGCGGGGTCGTCGCCAGGCCCAGCGCGCCGCGCGCGGCGATCTCGGTGGACTGCTTCATCGCCCTGTCCGCCGCCCCGGAGTGCAGGTAGAAGGCGTTCGCGTCGGGGGCGTCGGCCGCCTTCGCCCACTCCTTCTGCGCGGTCTTCAGCCCGGCGATGTAGGGCCGCACCGCGTCGAGGTGCCCGGCGGACCAGCCCTGCGCGTCCAACTGCCTCGTCTGCTGGGCCAGTACGTCGGAGGTCTGGCGGGCCCATGTCCTGAATCCGGGGAGGTCGTCCTCGGCCCGGTCCTCGTCGGGGGCCTTCGCCATCACGCGGTCGAAGGCGTTGGCCGACTTCAGGAAGGCGATCTGATCGCGGTCGAGCGTCGAGGCGTCGTTGCGCACCGACCCTTCGAGCTTCCCGCCCTGCGCGGCGAAAGCGCAGGTCACCGTGTGGTCGCCGAGGCCCCAACTCTGCGCGCTCGGCGTGTAGTAGTACGGCCCGGCCTCGGCGGGGATCTTCCACCTGTCCATGGCGTACGCCTGCTCAAGGTTCCAGCACTTGGCGTCGGCCTCGGCGGAGATCGCACTCTCGCCCGGATAGACGCCGTTGGCGGCGAGCCGGAACGTGCCGGAGACCTCCGCGTCGTGCGCACCCGCGCACGGCACGATCCGTACGGAGGCGACCTCGCGATCCAGCTTGCCGCCCGGCACGTCGAAGCAGTCGCCCGAGTGCAGGTCGAGCGTGCTGCGGGACTTCGAGCCGGTGCCCGTCGAGGACTCGTTCCAGCCGGACTTGAAGTCCCGCCAACTGCTGGCGAGACCGCCGGTGGCGATCGCGAGGACCATGAGGATCGTGCTGATCGTGGAGAACACGATCCCGGTGATGGCCATGCCCTTGCCGCGCAGCCCCCTCTTCTTGATCTGCCCGAGGGCGACCGCGCCCAGGACCAGACCGAGCGGGGGTACGCAGCACAGGATCCCGGCGACCAGGGAGCCGATCGCCAGACCGCTGAGGGGCGGCTGCTGCGGGGCCGGGGGGTAGGGGTACCAGGGCCCGGTGTTCACTGGCGGAGCCGGATACCCCCCCGGCACCTGGTTCTGCTGCGGCCAGCCGTACCCCGGCCCCGGCTGCGGCTGCGGCTGCTGGGGCTGCCCAGGCGCGGGCGGCGGCGGTATCTCCACGGGTGCGGTGCTCCTCATCGACCTGCCGAACGGCACGCTGCGAACCGTTCAGTACGAACTGCTGCGCGAATGCGCATCGTACGCGGGCGGCGAGGGAGGGAGGGGGCGGTGGAGCAGGTCCGGGGCGGGCAAGCAGGGCCGGGCTCGGGGCGGTCGAGCGGTGCCGGGCTCGGCGGCGGGAGCAGGGCCGGGGTGGTCCCGGTGGCGGGCGGCCCGGCATCCTGTTGGCGGGACGGGGCCGCCTAGCTCGGGGAGGTGCCACCGAGGGAGTGGTGCGGGGCGAACGCCCGCAGGAGCGAGCGCGGCGCGGAGCTGGTGTCGCGCAGGTCGCGCAACATGGGCTCCGCCTCGCGGGCCGCGCGCAGGGATTCCGGGAGCAGGTCGGCGAAGACGACTTCCTCGGCCGCGAAGCCCGCTTCGGCGACGATGTGTCCGTCCGGCCCCCACACCGCGCTGCTCCCGCAGGTGCGCCAACCCCCGGTCTCACCAATGTGGTTGGCGAGGACGGCGTACACGGTGTTGTCGAAGGCCCGCGCCGGGAACCAGATCCGCGACTCGTGGTACCCGTTGCCCTCGCTGAAGAGCGCGCCGACGACGTACGCGTGGCAGCCATCGAGCGCTGCCGCGCGGGCGTGCTCGGGGAACCCGGAGTCGTAGCAGACCCCCAACCCCAGCCGCCAGCCGTCCACTTCGAGGGTGGCACCGGCGGACCCCGGCCGGTAGACGGCCTGCTCGGACTTGAACAGGGTCTGCTTGTCGTAGCGTCCGCGGATCCCGGTGCCGTCGATGACGAGGGCGGAGACGTACAGTTCGGCGCCGTCCTGTACCGCGGCGCCGACGACGGCTGTGACACCGCTCGCCCGGCAGGCGTCGACTATGGGGGCGAGCCGGGGGTCGTCGGGCCGTACGGCACACCGCTCGGGATCGTCACGGATGAGCTCGGGCTCGTACCCGCTGAGGAACTTCTCCGGGAACACCACGACCCGGGCCCCGCCGTCACCGGCGGCCGAAACGATCCGGGCCACGGCCTGGACATTGACGTCGACCTCTCCGGAGACGGCCTGTGCCTGGGCGGTGGCGATGCGGA
Coding sequences:
- a CDS encoding GntR family transcriptional regulator, translating into MTFGEQPAYLRVASDLRQKIVSGSLPPHTRLPSQARIREEYGVSDTVALEARKVLMAEGLVEGRSGSGTYVRERPVPRRIARSGYRASRGATPFRQEQAEETARGTWESSSEQEGASAEIAKRLGIRPGDRVMRTRYVFRDAGEQMMLSTSWEPLAVTGRTPVMLPEEGPLGGCGVVERMAAIDIVVDNVVEEVGARPGLAEELLTLGGVPGHAVLVIERTYYASGLAVETADVVVPADRYRVSYHLPVK
- a CDS encoding ATP-binding protein, with amino-acid sequence MIGVIDTSGECAEWTFPAEPGAVRTARYAVRDALHGWALDAMAIDVAVLLVSELVTNALRHASGPIGVRLDRLDDDTLLVEVSDPLPDAPVERVAAIDDEGGRGIQLVACSAQRWGTRRGRTGKTVWFELALPG
- a CDS encoding SPOR domain-containing protein; the encoded protein is MNDSGAVLIWQVIRQDDNGNQYRVGKYATQDEAQHIADSLDHRGHKQLYWVERIGAPAQQ
- a CDS encoding DUF4190 domain-containing protein, which produces MEIPPPPAPGQPQQPQPQPGPGYGWPQQNQVPGGYPAPPVNTGPWYPYPPAPQQPPLSGLAIGSLVAGILCCVPPLGLVLGAVALGQIKKRGLRGKGMAITGIVFSTISTILMVLAIATGGLASSWRDFKSGWNESSTGTGSKSRSTLDLHSGDCFDVPGGKLDREVASVRIVPCAGAHDAEVSGTFRLAANGVYPGESAISAEADAKCWNLEQAYAMDRWKIPAEAGPYYYTPSAQSWGLGDHTVTCAFAAQGGKLEGSVRNDASTLDRDQIAFLKSANAFDRVMAKAPDEDRAEDDLPGFRTWARQTSDVLAQQTRQLDAQGWSAGHLDAVRPYIAGLKTAQKEWAKAADAPDANAFYLHSGAADRAMKQSTEIAARGALGLATTPPATDDAPGGSGDGSEGASGGPSESGGSGSGSGGSSGSAGSGSGGSSGIGGSKSV
- a CDS encoding (deoxy)nucleoside triphosphate pyrophosphohydrolase, which encodes MNQTVVVAGAVYDQGRLLAARRSAPPELAGRWELPGGKVEPGESPPQALVRELREELGIETEPLERIAGEWPLRPGLVLHAWTARLIDGEARPLQDHDELRWLAPDEADAVDWLPQDRPAVAEAMRILETLRR
- a CDS encoding carbon-nitrogen hydrolase family protein, which gives rise to MIDFALPSRPLRIATAQAQAVSGEVDVNVQAVARIVSAAGDGGARVVVFPEKFLSGYEPELIRDDPERCAVRPDDPRLAPIVDACRASGVTAVVGAAVQDGAELYVSALVIDGTGIRGRYDKQTLFKSEQAVYRPGSAGATLEVDGWRLGLGVCYDSGFPEHARAAALDGCHAYVVGALFSEGNGYHESRIWFPARAFDNTVYAVLANHIGETGGWRTCGSSAVWGPDGHIVAEAGFAAEEVVFADLLPESLRAAREAEPMLRDLRDTSSAPRSLLRAFAPHHSLGGTSPS
- a CDS encoding SpoIIE family protein phosphatase, which translates into the protein MSEIPETAGDVVWQSSPPGSIYDYIRVASFSIGPDGLIEQWSLRAEEQFGLAASAVIGRDPVEAFMPPELRPRGHRRVAEILDGREWTGVVPFSLPAPEAGPHPQGLAELYVMPSRTATDERAALCIVVDVRALRGIETDLAASQAIFGQSPYGFLLFGTDLTVLRANQRFATVFGGAPEEHRGHTVHDYLSRPEAERMSAALRRVLDTGESVIDLQIVGNAPGGSDRRHWSINLYRVHSGTGRPIGVAGLGIDVTRRHNAAREAADARRNLALLNEAGARMGNSLDLETTARELLDITVPGFCDLASVDLFQSLLAGEEPAPGQSDGRAELRRVAVASAVPDGPLAGGPGGEGDKDGDAERAGPVGVGDLHRYRFHSPYARALRTARVHTVSGADGSLVHTTLAVPMVAHDTVVGLVQFARAKGSEPFGERDRALATELASRAAVCIDNARLYRREHERALILQRSLLPPGDPEAAGLDIACRYLPGSAESEVGGDWFDVIELPGHRTALVIGDVMGRGLRAAVAMGELRTAVRTLALLDLEPAEVLSHLDEIARGLGAPGGTQQTPRVSHKSRDADLSEVYLATCVYAVYDPVTRRCTFANAGHLPPVLVEPGDDPGEPAMLLDVPPGLPLGVGGEPFEEVEVDLPEGALLALYTDGLVESRDHPLDEGLNAFRKTLTDPDRPLEDVCDQVLGSLDTRHGEDDIALLLARIQGLPADAVGDWRLPREPRSVGRARELARTQLLAWDLDGLVDTTELLVSELVTNALRYGDGEIRLRLLRDRTLVCEVWDAGLVQPRRRRARDTDEGGRGLQLVGLLSAAWGARRTPRGKTVWFELALPDGESGPVELTEEQILSMF